A genomic stretch from Fusarium musae strain F31 chromosome 9, whole genome shotgun sequence includes:
- a CDS encoding hypothetical protein (BUSCO:EOG09264NJ1), producing the protein MSTKRKAPVKLAAPVARNSARIPNKSIIDESKASIAGPDALQPSQVETIEISSDNDSDEDISDAESPEEEQAAQETAVTNTRQKVAKQKTNGQSNDEESDAEGTSPSFGELLRAENDIIDVPSVLNGAVVSQPSRNAIVPPTHQSLTTVLSQALRTDDTDLLESCLHTTDLPTIRNTIERLDSALAGTLLTKLAARLYRRPGRAGNLMTWVQWTLVAHGGALASQPKVIHSLSGLQKVLAERAKGLSSLLALKGKLDMLEGQMDLRRKMSRPGLHNGDNSDSEEDDEDVIWVEGEDDAARTPGRRRGLDTEFDDSDDDVPITNGFVGDSDDEEDSAGEEDDSDAEESLDEDEVNHDDVDESMGEDEESDVEAAPPSKLQKTAGSFGKRR; encoded by the coding sequence ATGTCAACAAAACGCAAAGCGCCGGTCAAGCTGGCCGCTCCCGTCGCTAGAAACAGCGCTCGAATTCCCAACAAGTCCATCATTGACGAGTCAAAGGCCTCCATCGCCGGACCCGACGCCCTCCAGCCCTCACAGGTTGAGACCATTGAGATCTCGTCCGATAACGACAGCGACGAAGATATCTCCGATGCTGAGAGCCCAGAGGAGGAACAGGCCGCTCAGGAAACTGCTGTGACAAACACCCGCCAAAAGGTCGCTAAGCAAAAGACCAATGGCCAGTCTAACGACGAGGAATCAGACGCTGAGGGAACATCGCCTTCTTTCGGAGAGCTTCTCCGTGCAGAGAACGATATCATTGATGTGCCCTCCGTACTCAACGGCGCAGTCGTCTCCCAGCCTTCGCGAAATGCCATTGTGCCCCCGACACACCAGTCCCTTACCACCGTTCTCTCTCAGGCCCTCCGTACCGACGACACAGACCTCCTCGAGTCGTGTCTGCACACCACCGATCTTCCCACTATCCGCAACACCATTGAGCGCCTCGACAGCGCTTTAGCCGGCACTCTTCTTACCAAGCTCGCCGCTCGCTTGTACCGCCGCCCTGGTCGCGCCGGAAACCTTATGACTTGGGTCCAGTGGACACTAGTCGCTCACGGTGGTGCCCTCGCATCTCAGCCCAAGGTTATCCACAGTCTGAGTGGCCTGCAAAAGGTTCTCGCTGAGCGCGCCAAGGGACTGTCAAGTCTTCTCGCCCTTAAGGGTAAGCTCGATATGCTCGAGGGTCAAATGGATCTTCGTCGCAAGATGTCGCGCCCTGGTCTTCACAACGGCGATAACTCGGactctgaagaagatgacgaggatgttaTCTGGGTCGAGGGTGAGGACGATGCTGCGCGCACACCTGGTCGAAGGCGAGGTCTTGACACCGAGTTTGACGATTCAGACGACGATGTTCCCATCACCAACGGCTTTGTTGGCGActctgacgatgaggaggattcAGCTGGTGAGGAGGACGATAGCGATGCCGAGGAGTCTttggacgaggacgaggtcaACCATGACGATGTGGATGAGTCTATGGGTGAGGACGAGGAAAgtgatgttgaagctgcacCACCATCCAAATTGCAAAAGACTGCGGGTAGCTTCGGCAAGCGGAGGTGA